Proteins found in one Paenibacillus borealis genomic segment:
- a CDS encoding glycoside hydrolase family 43 protein produces the protein MNETITNPVVLQRADPCIYRHSDGYYYFTASVPEYDRIELRRAVSIGGLTASEPVVIWTKHISGIMSGYVWAPEIHHINGKWYIYFSAGSDDAPFAQRLYVLENDSGNPLEGSWEEKGRIYTAWDTFSLDATTFEHRGSQYLVWAQEDPSVQGNSSLFISKMANPWTLEGEQVLLTRPEYDWETVGYRVNEGPAVLQKNGKMILTYSASATDHHYCMGLLTAPDDSDLLDSGSWTKSPVPVFTTSEENGQYGPGHNSFTVTADGTEDLLVYHARNYKDIEGDPLNDPNRHTRVQPLAWGEDGLPVFGLPVPDTI, from the coding sequence ATGAATGAAACAATCACAAACCCAGTGGTCCTTCAGCGGGCAGACCCCTGCATTTACCGGCATAGCGACGGCTATTATTACTTCACCGCTTCGGTTCCCGAATATGACCGGATTGAGCTCCGCAGAGCCGTGTCAATCGGCGGACTTACAGCCAGCGAGCCTGTCGTCATCTGGACGAAGCATATCTCCGGTATTATGAGCGGATATGTCTGGGCACCTGAAATTCATCACATCAATGGGAAGTGGTACATCTATTTCTCCGCCGGGAGTGATGATGCTCCTTTTGCGCAGCGTCTGTATGTGCTGGAGAATGATTCCGGCAATCCGCTGGAAGGAAGCTGGGAGGAGAAGGGGAGAATCTATACCGCTTGGGATACGTTCTCGCTGGACGCCACTACCTTTGAACATAGGGGATCGCAGTACCTGGTATGGGCGCAGGAGGACCCTTCAGTTCAGGGGAACTCCAGCCTGTTTATCTCGAAGATGGCTAATCCATGGACTCTGGAAGGTGAGCAAGTCCTGCTGACCCGGCCGGAATATGACTGGGAAACGGTCGGATACCGTGTAAATGAAGGGCCTGCTGTATTACAAAAGAACGGCAAGATGATCCTGACGTATTCTGCCAGCGCCACCGACCACCATTACTGCATGGGGCTGCTAACCGCGCCGGATGACAGCGATCTGCTGGACTCCGGCTCGTGGACGAAATCCCCGGTTCCAGTGTTTACGACAAGCGAGGAGAACGGCCAGTACGGTCCTGGACATAACAGCTTTACAGTGACAGCTGATGGAACTGAGGATCTGCTCGTCTATCACGCCAGAAATTATAAGGACATAGAGGGAGATCCCTTGAATGACCCTAACCGACATACCCGTGTCCAGCCTTTGGCCTGGGGAGAAGACGGACTGCCGGTATTCGGATTACCAGTGCCGGATACAATATAA
- a CDS encoding family 43 glycosylhydrolase, producing the protein MSQSIPAYTGYLLVHFIGEQPDGEQVYFSYSEDGLHFKDLNAGQPVLRSELGEKGARDPFIVRSPKESKFYLIATDLRIASGKGWSAAVEAGSRDIIVWESADLVNWSQPWAVTVGVEGAGCVWAPEAIYDEAADEFLVFWASATQEPHESERKHKIYSARTKDFREFTAAEKYIERDNHIIDTTIIADGGMYYRFSKDETTKNIRVEQGASLDKDAFSFVDAPVLEAIMGVEGPEIYKLNDRGEWCLIVDRYAEGKGYLPLLTTDLKNGDFRVLADGEFDLGVSKKRHGGVLPITAGECSLLLAAFGDGHQVLPGQFADPDLAKFGGRYYLYPTTDGFTGWSGTQFHVFSSADLKLWQDEGVILDLAAEDVPWAVGSAWAPAIASKEGRYFYYFCGKKPDGESAIGVAVADTPVGPFRAQPEPLITMEQIQRLGLVIGQAIDPSIYVEDDGTAYLLFGNSHPAIVELGADMVTVNEDTMRNLDGLYDFREAVTVLKRDGLYHFTWSCDDTGSEDYHVNYGTAEQLYGPVTYRYPVLSKNKDKSMLGTAHHSIMRDPDTGQYWIAYHRFVTPLTRFNDYKGIHRETCIDPLEFGADGLMQQLKL; encoded by the coding sequence TTGTCTCAATCCATACCCGCATACACCGGTTATCTCTTAGTTCATTTCATCGGAGAGCAGCCGGATGGCGAACAGGTCTATTTCTCCTACAGTGAGGACGGCCTGCACTTTAAGGACCTGAACGCGGGTCAACCTGTTCTGCGCTCGGAGCTCGGTGAGAAGGGAGCCAGAGATCCCTTTATCGTCCGTTCGCCGAAGGAAAGTAAATTCTATCTGATCGCCACCGATCTGCGCATTGCCAGCGGCAAGGGCTGGAGTGCGGCGGTGGAGGCCGGAAGCCGTGATATTATCGTCTGGGAATCCGCCGATCTGGTGAACTGGTCACAGCCATGGGCAGTCACGGTTGGCGTGGAAGGTGCCGGATGTGTCTGGGCTCCTGAAGCTATTTACGATGAGGCCGCAGATGAATTTCTCGTATTCTGGGCTTCTGCTACCCAGGAGCCGCATGAGAGTGAACGGAAGCACAAAATATACAGTGCACGCACGAAGGATTTCCGGGAATTCACAGCGGCTGAGAAATACATTGAACGTGACAACCATATTATTGATACGACGATTATCGCAGATGGCGGAATGTACTACCGCTTCTCCAAGGATGAGACGACCAAGAATATCCGGGTGGAGCAAGGTGCGTCGCTGGATAAAGACGCCTTCAGCTTTGTGGATGCACCGGTTCTGGAGGCCATCATGGGCGTGGAAGGTCCGGAGATTTATAAGCTGAACGACCGCGGGGAATGGTGCCTGATTGTGGACCGTTATGCGGAAGGGAAGGGGTATCTTCCCCTGCTGACGACAGATCTTAAGAACGGCGATTTCCGCGTGCTTGCAGACGGGGAGTTCGACCTTGGCGTAAGCAAAAAGCGCCACGGCGGAGTCCTTCCGATTACCGCCGGAGAATGCAGCCTGCTGCTGGCAGCCTTCGGAGACGGGCATCAGGTGCTGCCGGGACAATTCGCTGACCCGGATCTGGCGAAGTTCGGCGGCCGCTACTATCTGTACCCTACAACAGATGGCTTCACAGGCTGGTCGGGAACACAGTTCCATGTATTCTCATCAGCGGATCTCAAGCTGTGGCAGGATGAAGGCGTTATTCTCGATCTTGCGGCGGAGGATGTACCCTGGGCTGTCGGCAGTGCCTGGGCTCCGGCCATCGCCAGCAAGGAAGGCCGTTATTTCTATTATTTCTGCGGCAAAAAGCCGGATGGGGAAAGTGCCATCGGCGTTGCGGTCGCCGACACTCCTGTGGGCCCGTTCCGCGCGCAGCCGGAGCCGCTAATTACCATGGAACAGATCCAACGTCTTGGTCTGGTCATAGGACAGGCCATTGACCCGTCCATCTACGTGGAGGATGACGGTACAGCTTATCTGCTGTTTGGTAACAGTCATCCGGCGATCGTGGAGCTCGGTGCGGATATGGTAACGGTCAATGAAGACACGATGAGAAATCTGGATGGATTATACGACTTCCGGGAAGCAGTTACCGTACTTAAGCGGGACGGACTGTATCACTTTACCTGGTCCTGTGACGATACGGGCAGCGAAGATTACCATGTCAACTATGGTACAGCAGAGCAACTGTACGGACCCGTGACCTACCGTTATCCGGTTCTCAGCAAGAATAAGGACAAGAGCATGCTCGGCACCGCCCACCATTCGATCATGCGTGACCCGGATACCGGGCAATACTGGATTGCCTATCACCGGTTCGTGACACCGTTAACCCGGTTCAACGATTACAAAGGAATTCACCGTGAAACCTGTATTGATCCGCTGGAGTTCGGCGCAGACGGGCTGATGCAGCAGTTGAAGCTCTAA
- a CDS encoding alpha-L-arabinofuranosidase C-terminal domain-containing protein — protein MDTKPKLNVYTQQTGAELGDLFGIFFEDLNHAADGGLYAELVQNRSFEFDPVDRHDYHPLTAWEKVERGGGRASLSVEDESPFHPENPHYAVIEILEPGTGVGLSNAGFNTGIPVKAGENYLFSVYMRRSGSFGTPVQVLIEDSGGAVTASAVITVDSAGWQKYEAVLTAASTDNSCRLVILTGGAGRLELDMVSLFPEKTYLGRRNGLREDIAVLLADMKPKFMRFPGGCLVHDGSLNPDDRNSMYRWKKTIGDVTSRPPRRNNWGYNQTLGLGYYEYFQFCEDIGAKAIPVLPGGYDPHHGRIVPLDELGPWIQDALDVIEFARGDASTEWGAVRSSLGHPEPFGLDYIAIGNEEVGEPFFERYPYFHKAIKERYPDMQVINSSGPFAAGGEYERGWASAREHGSDLVDEHYYQSPEWFLANMDRYDLFKADEPKVFLGEYASWGNTYYNALVEAAFMTRLEQNAHAVGLACYAPMLCNVDYVNWKPDMIWFDNHQVFGTPNYYVQKLFMNHQGDRLLHIEAEHLPGQPEALQQPVKGSIVLAAEKSAVTYRNITLTNNLTGERRVIEEIVELDDTEAAASKEEGLRSFPLDDTDWSDYTLKLTASKNGGVRGFLIYFGMQDGMNRLNWELGGWQNQDSILSAVSGGRGSCLTQSLFTVENDTDYELELHVSGRLITAAINGIEINRAEDRLPEIQPLYYTASVEDLSGDVIVKAVNVLDTPLSVRVELKELKAASYTAEVHELSGVALDAENSFADPLKVSPSTRAIAFEGTGFDYDFPGQSVTLLRIKRQHS, from the coding sequence ATGGACACGAAACCGAAACTGAATGTGTATACGCAACAGACAGGGGCTGAGCTTGGGGATTTATTCGGTATTTTCTTCGAGGATTTGAATCATGCGGCAGACGGGGGGCTGTACGCCGAACTGGTGCAGAACCGTTCGTTTGAATTTGACCCGGTTGACCGTCATGATTACCATCCGCTGACGGCCTGGGAGAAGGTTGAACGCGGGGGCGGCCGGGCCAGCTTAAGTGTGGAGGACGAATCTCCATTTCATCCGGAGAATCCCCACTATGCGGTAATCGAAATTCTGGAGCCGGGCACCGGAGTAGGGCTGTCTAATGCGGGCTTCAATACAGGCATTCCGGTCAAGGCAGGCGAGAATTATCTCTTCTCTGTATATATGCGGCGCAGCGGGAGCTTCGGCACACCTGTGCAGGTTCTTATTGAGGATAGCGGGGGAGCGGTGACTGCATCGGCAGTTATCACTGTAGATTCTGCCGGGTGGCAGAAATATGAAGCGGTTCTTACCGCAGCTTCCACCGATAACTCCTGCAGGCTGGTGATTCTGACCGGGGGAGCAGGCAGACTGGAACTCGATATGGTGTCGCTCTTCCCTGAGAAGACCTATCTTGGCCGCCGCAATGGATTGCGGGAGGATATTGCGGTGCTGCTGGCGGATATGAAGCCCAAATTCATGCGGTTTCCCGGCGGCTGTCTCGTGCATGACGGCTCGCTGAACCCGGATGACCGGAATTCGATGTACCGCTGGAAGAAAACAATCGGAGACGTAACCTCGCGGCCGCCGCGGCGCAATAACTGGGGCTATAACCAGACACTGGGCCTTGGCTATTACGAATACTTCCAGTTCTGCGAGGATATCGGGGCCAAAGCCATTCCCGTATTGCCCGGCGGCTACGACCCCCATCATGGGCGCATAGTTCCCCTTGACGAGCTGGGACCCTGGATTCAGGATGCGCTGGATGTGATCGAATTCGCCAGAGGAGACGCTTCTACCGAATGGGGAGCGGTACGCAGCTCGCTTGGCCATCCCGAGCCCTTCGGGCTGGATTATATTGCGATCGGCAACGAAGAGGTCGGGGAGCCGTTCTTCGAGCGCTACCCGTATTTCCATAAAGCGATCAAGGAACGTTATCCGGATATGCAGGTGATTAACAGCAGCGGGCCGTTCGCGGCAGGCGGCGAATATGAACGGGGCTGGGCTTCGGCACGAGAGCACGGTTCGGATCTGGTGGACGAGCATTATTACCAGTCGCCGGAATGGTTCCTTGCAAATATGGACCGGTACGACCTGTTCAAGGCAGACGAACCTAAGGTGTTTCTTGGTGAATACGCTTCCTGGGGCAATACCTACTATAATGCACTGGTAGAGGCTGCATTCATGACCCGGCTGGAGCAGAATGCCCATGCAGTCGGTCTGGCCTGTTACGCGCCGATGCTGTGTAATGTAGACTATGTGAACTGGAAGCCGGATATGATCTGGTTCGATAACCACCAGGTCTTCGGCACACCGAACTACTACGTCCAGAAGCTGTTCATGAATCATCAGGGAGACCGGCTGCTGCATATTGAGGCCGAGCATCTGCCCGGGCAGCCCGAAGCGCTTCAGCAACCAGTCAAGGGAAGTATTGTGCTGGCTGCCGAGAAGTCTGCTGTTACTTACCGGAACATTACTCTGACGAATAACCTTACAGGCGAGCGAAGAGTAATAGAAGAGATTGTTGAACTGGACGATACGGAAGCGGCTGCGAGTAAGGAGGAGGGACTCCGCTCCTTCCCTCTGGATGACACGGACTGGAGTGACTACACGCTCAAACTGACCGCCAGCAAAAATGGAGGCGTGCGCGGATTCCTGATCTATTTCGGCATGCAGGACGGAATGAACCGGCTGAACTGGGAGCTCGGCGGCTGGCAGAATCAGGACAGTATACTGAGCGCGGTCTCCGGCGGCCGGGGTTCATGTCTGACCCAGAGCCTGTTCACGGTGGAGAATGACACGGATTATGAACTGGAGCTGCATGTTTCAGGACGCCTGATTACGGCAGCAATCAATGGCATTGAGATTAACCGGGCGGAAGACCGCTTACCTGAGATTCAGCCGCTGTACTATACGGCAAGCGTGGAAGACCTTTCAGGAGATGTAATCGTCAAAGCGGTGAATGTGCTGGATACCCCATTGTCCGTCCGGGTTGAGCTGAAGGAGCTGAAGGCCGCTTCATATACAGCAGAAGTACATGAACTGTCGGGAGTAGCGCTGGATGCTGAGAACAGCTTCGCTGATCCGCTGAAGGTCAGCCCTTCTACCCGGGCTATAGCCTTCGAAGGAACCGGCTTCGATTATGACTTCCCGGGCCAATCCGTTACATTGCTCAGAATAAAGCGACAACATTCATAA